In Kordia antarctica, the following proteins share a genomic window:
- a CDS encoding exosortase F system-associated membrane protein, which yields MKKVWKYIVIGFLFGLLVLIRAFENELFYDPFLSFFKHDAYLQANIPDYNAWLLFLNHIFRYALNMIISLGIIYIAFENMHVLKFSIGLYVAAFAILVALYFYFIQHNLSEDYLLTFYVRRFLIQPLFVLILLPAFYYQRKIKNEEV from the coding sequence GTGAAAAAAGTTTGGAAATATATCGTTATTGGTTTCCTTTTCGGATTGCTCGTGTTGATTAGAGCTTTTGAGAACGAACTTTTTTATGATCCTTTTCTAAGTTTTTTTAAACATGATGCTTATTTACAAGCAAACATTCCCGATTATAATGCTTGGCTCTTATTTTTGAATCACATTTTTAGATATGCGCTGAATATGATTATTTCTTTAGGAATTATTTATATCGCATTTGAAAATATGCATGTACTCAAGTTTTCTATAGGTTTGTATGTGGCTGCTTTCGCGATTTTGGTCGCGCTATATTTCTACTTCATTCAGCACAATTTATCGGAAGATTATTTGCTTACATTTTACGTTCGCCGCTTTTTAATTCAACCACTTTTCGTTTTAATTTTGTTGCCTGCTTTTTATTATCAGCGGAAAATTAAAAATGAAGAAGTCTAG
- the xrtF gene encoding exosortase family protein XrtF, producing MLESIKRYKSAVGFIIKFFITYAILTYAYSLYLSNFDGEPDGITRIVSHQTERIINAFGYETSVVQHETEPTMKLLVHDKYVGRIVEGCNSVSVLILFITFVIAFTGNLKNTLLFVIIGSILVYLANLVRIVILGIGLYRFPEQEYVLHQIVFPTIIYGMVFLLWMFWVQKFSKK from the coding sequence TTGTTAGAGAGCATAAAACGATATAAATCGGCAGTAGGATTTATTATAAAATTCTTCATTACGTATGCAATACTTACGTATGCATATAGTTTGTATTTGTCAAATTTTGATGGCGAACCTGATGGAATTACGCGCATTGTTTCACATCAAACAGAACGTATTATCAATGCTTTTGGATATGAAACTTCGGTGGTACAACACGAAACGGAACCTACGATGAAGTTGTTGGTACATGACAAATATGTTGGTCGTATTGTAGAAGGTTGCAATTCTGTGAGTGTTTTAATTTTATTCATCACATTTGTAATTGCCTTTACAGGAAATCTGAAAAACACACTGCTTTTTGTCATTATCGGAAGCATTTTAGTGTATTTGGCAAATCTGGTGCGAATTGTGATTTTAGGTATTGGATTGTATCGTTTTCCTGAACAAGAATATGTATTGCATCAAATTGTATTTCCAACAATTATTTACGGAATGGTTTTTTTATTGTGGATGTTTTGGGTTCAGAAATTTTCAAAAAAGTAA
- a CDS encoding GAF domain-containing protein produces the protein MKLAIYKPEIVTIISNTELSVTDRMTKVCEVLQENISHYDWVGFYFKNGDKPELKLRAFAGEPTDHTIIPFGKGICGQVAVSNENFLVPDVKAQDNYIACSIYVKAEIVIPLFVNGKNIGQIDIDSHTPDPFTKEDEEFLEFINAKVAEMLS, from the coding sequence ATGAAATTAGCAATATATAAACCCGAAATTGTTACCATAATATCAAACACGGAACTTTCCGTAACCGATCGTATGACCAAAGTATGTGAAGTATTACAAGAAAATATTTCGCATTACGATTGGGTTGGGTTTTACTTCAAAAACGGAGACAAACCAGAACTAAAATTAAGAGCTTTTGCAGGCGAACCAACAGATCACACGATCATTCCATTTGGAAAAGGAATTTGCGGTCAAGTAGCAGTTTCTAACGAAAACTTTTTAGTGCCAGATGTAAAAGCGCAAGACAATTACATTGCGTGTAGCATTTATGTAAAAGCGGAAATTGTAATTCCTTTATTTGTCAATGGAAAAAACATTGGTCAAATTGATATTGATTCGCACACGCCAGATCCATTTACAAAAGAAGACGAAGAATTTTTAGAATTTATCAATGCGAAAGTTGCAGAGATGCTTTCGTAA
- the purH gene encoding bifunctional phosphoribosylaminoimidazolecarboxamide formyltransferase/IMP cyclohydrolase yields MNSQKQATSALISVFSKDGLAPIVEKLHALNITMYSTGGTEKFIKDLGIPVVPVEDVTSYPSILGGRVKTLHPKVFGGILNRQNNESDVAELAEYEIPQLDIVIVDLYPFEKTVASGASEEDIIEKIDIGGISLIRAAAKNFADVLCVSSVNDYGTFLNLLETQEGNFSIEDRKAFAAKAFNVSSHYDTAIFNYFNKNHEIAALKISENNGKVLRYGENPHQRGFFFGNFDEMFEKLHGKELSYNNLLDVDAAVNLMNEFTNDDPTFAVLKHNNACGFATRATIHQAYVDALAGDPVSAFGGVLIANKKIDKATAEEIHKLFCEVVIAPSYDEDALKILKGKKNRIILIQNEVALPEMQVRSCLNGVLVQDKNAKTDVLEDLTYATNNKPTDAQLEDLLFASKLCKHTKSNTIVLVKNKQLCASGTGQTSRVDALNQSIVKATNFKFDLNGAVMASDAFFPFPDCVEIAGNAGIEAVIQPGGSIKDQLSIDYCNSANIAMVFTGTRHFKH; encoded by the coding sequence ATGAATTCCCAAAAACAAGCAACCTCCGCTTTAATTTCGGTTTTTAGCAAAGACGGATTAGCCCCAATTGTTGAAAAACTGCATGCTTTAAACATTACTATGTATTCTACTGGCGGTACAGAAAAGTTTATCAAAGACCTTGGTATTCCTGTCGTTCCCGTAGAAGATGTAACGTCGTATCCTTCTATTTTGGGCGGACGCGTAAAAACATTGCATCCTAAAGTATTTGGAGGAATTCTAAATCGTCAAAATAACGAAAGTGATGTTGCCGAATTAGCGGAATATGAAATTCCACAACTTGACATTGTCATTGTAGATTTATATCCGTTTGAAAAAACAGTCGCATCTGGCGCAAGCGAAGAAGACATTATTGAAAAAATTGATATCGGAGGAATTTCTTTAATTAGAGCTGCCGCGAAAAACTTTGCAGATGTACTTTGTGTATCTTCTGTAAACGATTACGGAACTTTTTTAAACTTGTTAGAAACGCAAGAAGGGAATTTTTCTATAGAAGATAGAAAAGCATTTGCTGCAAAAGCATTTAATGTTTCTTCTCATTACGACACAGCTATTTTTAACTATTTTAATAAAAATCATGAAATAGCAGCGTTGAAAATAAGTGAAAACAACGGAAAAGTATTGCGTTACGGAGAAAATCCACACCAACGCGGATTCTTCTTTGGAAACTTTGATGAGATGTTTGAAAAGCTTCACGGAAAAGAATTAAGCTATAACAACTTATTAGATGTAGATGCAGCCGTTAACTTAATGAACGAGTTTACAAACGACGATCCAACATTTGCTGTTTTAAAACATAACAACGCTTGTGGTTTTGCAACTCGCGCAACCATTCACCAAGCATATGTAGATGCATTAGCGGGCGATCCAGTTTCTGCTTTTGGTGGCGTTTTAATTGCAAATAAGAAAATTGACAAAGCAACTGCCGAAGAAATTCACAAACTATTCTGCGAAGTTGTTATTGCGCCATCCTATGATGAAGATGCTTTGAAAATTTTAAAAGGAAAGAAAAACAGAATCATTTTAATTCAAAATGAAGTAGCATTGCCAGAAATGCAAGTACGTTCATGTTTGAATGGTGTTTTGGTACAAGATAAAAATGCTAAAACAGATGTTTTAGAAGATTTAACATATGCTACCAACAATAAACCAACAGATGCGCAGTTAGAAGATTTATTATTCGCTTCTAAATTGTGCAAACACACAAAATCGAACACAATTGTTTTGGTAAAAAACAAGCAATTATGTGCGAGCGGAACTGGACAAACAAGTAGAGTTGACGCGTTGAATCAATCTATAGTAAAAGCAACCAATTTCAAGTTCGATTTAAACGGAGCTGTGATGGCGAGTGATGCTTTTTTCCCGTTTCCTGATTGTGTAGAAATTGCAGGAAATGCAGGAATTGAAGCGGTAATTCAGCCTGGCGGATCAATAAAAGATCAATTGAGCATTGATTATTGCAATTCAGCTAATATTGCAATGGTATTTACAGGTACAAGACATTTTAAACATTAA